A stretch of DNA from Candidatus Kryptoniota bacterium:
GCATCGTTTATTCCATAGACTCCAACGACCCGTCTGCAGATCAGATTAGCTGCTTCGACCTGAGGACGAAATCCTTTCTCCCAAATCTTCTTTCTCCCGCCCGGTTCAGCGGGGGGATAAAAGTATTTAGCGACACGTTGTATTATTGCGACTACTGGAAGAATTATATCGGTGCAGTTGCCTTATCTGATCTGATCCGTGCCTCTTGGCCGAGACGAGACCAAAGTCGTCCGGGTCGACGCGTGGCGCCAGCATGTCAGCGGGAAATCGTCCACGGTGCGGGTGATCTCCTGAGATCTGAATTTGCACGAGGGAAGAACTAAGGCGCGAATAGCCCGAATCATTCTGCGAGGATGTCTCACTCGCTAGATGGCACCATCTTTGGTGTCTGGTAATTCCCCTTCCTGTTTCTGAATTATTCCGTTTGTTTTTTACAGCAGTGATTCAAAAATTGTCTTCAGCTTGCAAACCACCAGTTCAATACAGGAGAGGATATCAATGTTTTCCATCAGAGATTCTCTTTTAACACGGACTTCAATACTTGTTCTGTTCTCGATGCTAACTGTTGCGTCGGCTCAGACGGTCGATCACTCGAAACTCAAAGCGGAACTGAAAGATGTTCTCCGGGAAATCGATACGGCCTATACGAGACTCCAACCTCAAGTCATCATGCCCGCGGAGGGATATCTTAAATATGACTACTTGATTCCCGCCGGATTCTACAAGCAGATGTGGGACTGGGACGGATTTTTTATCGGCAATCATCTCATGAATCAGAAAAAGGAAAATGCCAAATATCTCAGGTGGTGGGTGTTGAATTTCGTCAACTCGATCGATTCAAACGGCTACGTATCGGGATGCATAAACACAAAAGGTCCGAGACCGATTTTCGGGAAGTTCGCCATGAAACCATTCCTCTCCCAGGGCGCTTACCTTGTCGCGAAGAGGTCCGGAGATTTTTCGTGGTTGGTCCCGATTTATGACAACCTGAAGAAAGTGATCGCATACAGAGAAGCGACCGAGCTTGATCCGAAATACAATCTCTTCTTCTGGGACATCGGGGTACAGTCCGGCGCGGATAATAACCCGGCGGTAGGAAATGACGAGAAGGACCGTGACCAGGTAATGGGCTGCGACATAAACACATTTCAACTT
This window harbors:
- a CDS encoding trehalase family glycosidase, which produces MFSIRDSLLTRTSILVLFSMLTVASAQTVDHSKLKAELKDVLREIDTAYTRLQPQVIMPAEGYLKYDYLIPAGFYKQMWDWDGFFIGNHLMNQKKENAKYLRWWVLNFVNSIDSNGYVSGCINTKGPRPIFGKFAMKPFLSQGAYLVAKRSGDFSWLVPIYDNLKKVIAYREATELDPKYNLFFWDIGVQSGADNNPAVGNDEKDRDQVMGCDINTFQLREYEAMAGIAKKLGHKTDVSYFEGKAETLRNSIIKYLWFPGDTSFFNVRRDSGKPIKRVSYSNFVPLIEKILPMNEGREMIRRYLLNKDELLAPYGFRCLSKKDPEYNNEIMIDPYSNWQGPIWINANYLDMIALMNYRFTEEPKLVAVELAKMVLADIRTCGSMHECYNADTGAPLAPTAEESPNHIFTGFVGWNLLVQDILQGAIAGKWMTFDVR